In Desulfovibrio ferrophilus, a genomic segment contains:
- a CDS encoding type IV secretion system protein has protein sequence MISYRTFIQVEQILSEYTQSIGTDFLTDFGPFFVAFCTLYVMIIGLMIAKGKGDAQELITSLILLAVLNGFLISGGYNKYFVEPITETTKDLSAYFISKSPTADAFDLDPDKDFESAFLVMDKLYVRMAVLADTLCPEIELLNLKVDQVFQFILCIIMFCAYVFLHLVYAAVILMSFVCMHILLAIGAPFIFFAAFKKSRALTFTWIKAVSSYAATMVMASIVISITLYSINAAIVPLEKITDEVSYPVFLQAFLQVLLSIALGAVMCLKAPDMGAGLTNTMPGSTAGIAAGVGAVGAGSIGVGKIAAGAMSGGALSAGMWASGKLAGRGVWGANATYNGLSKLRQRATK, from the coding sequence ATGATTTCATACCGCACCTTCATTCAAGTAGAACAAATTTTATCTGAATATACTCAGTCGATTGGCACTGACTTTCTTACAGACTTTGGCCCTTTCTTTGTAGCCTTTTGCACTCTTTACGTGATGATAATAGGCTTGATGATTGCGAAGGGCAAAGGTGATGCGCAAGAATTAATAACTTCTCTGATCCTTTTGGCCGTTCTAAATGGATTTCTTATTTCTGGTGGCTATAATAAATATTTTGTTGAACCAATTACAGAGACAACAAAAGACCTCTCTGCATATTTTATTTCAAAGTCTCCAACGGCAGACGCTTTCGATTTGGACCCCGACAAAGATTTTGAATCTGCTTTTTTAGTCATGGACAAACTATATGTGCGTATGGCCGTGCTTGCCGACACACTTTGCCCTGAAATTGAATTGCTCAATCTAAAGGTCGATCAAGTTTTTCAATTTATTCTATGTATCATAATGTTTTGTGCATACGTCTTCTTACATCTTGTTTATGCAGCTGTAATTTTGATGAGTTTTGTATGTATGCACATTCTATTAGCAATCGGAGCTCCTTTTATTTTCTTCGCCGCTTTCAAAAAGTCTCGGGCCTTAACATTTACTTGGATAAAAGCCGTTTCTTCTTACGCCGCAACAATGGTGATGGCATCTATAGTCATTTCTATCACGCTATACTCGATCAACGCTGCAATTGTACCTCTTGAGAAAATTACAGATGAAGTTTCTTATCCCGTTTTTCTCCAAGCCTTTTTGCAAGTGCTTTTAAGCATCGCCCTTGGTGCGGTCATGTGCCTCAAAGCGCCTGACATGGGCGCAGGGCTGACTAACACAATGCCAGGAAGCACGGCGGGCATAGCCGCAGGGGTTGGAGCCGTTGGGGCCGGATCAATTGGAGTTGGCAAAATAGCCGCTGGCGCAATGTCTGGCGGTGCTTTGTCCGCTGGTATGTGGGCTTCTGGGAAATTAGCAGGGAGAGGCGTTTGGGGCGCAAACGCAACCTATAATGGACTTAGCAAATTAAGGCAACGCGCCACAAAATAA